From Sphingomonas hengshuiensis, one genomic window encodes:
- a CDS encoding ABC transporter permease, translated as MSSHPETGHPFPEPGVPVIRNVNWGGLRTLYIKEVRRFFKVQLQTVWAPAVTTLLFLVIFTVALGGGGRMVELQGQQIHFADFIAPGLIVMGMLQNAFANASFSLLVGKIQGTIVDYLMPPLSTAEVLTALTGGAVTRAFCVGATVWLAMALWPGVSVVPQHLWAVLWFGLLGSAFLALLGVLTSIWAEKFDHAAAVTNFVVAPLSLLSGTFYSVEKLSPLFQTISHLNPFFYIISGFRYGFLGVADSPILLGSGVILALDAALALLCYALLRSGWKLKN; from the coding sequence ATGAGCAGCCACCCCGAAACCGGCCATCCCTTCCCCGAACCCGGCGTTCCGGTGATTCGCAACGTCAATTGGGGAGGCTTGCGGACCCTCTATATCAAGGAGGTGCGCCGTTTCTTCAAGGTGCAGCTCCAGACGGTGTGGGCGCCGGCGGTCACGACGTTGCTTTTCCTCGTGATCTTCACCGTCGCGCTGGGCGGCGGCGGGCGCATGGTCGAGCTTCAGGGGCAACAGATCCACTTCGCCGATTTCATCGCGCCGGGGCTGATCGTGATGGGCATGCTGCAGAACGCCTTCGCCAATGCCAGCTTCTCGCTGCTGGTGGGCAAGATCCAGGGTACGATCGTCGATTACCTGATGCCGCCGCTGTCGACCGCGGAGGTGCTGACCGCCCTCACCGGCGGCGCCGTGACCCGCGCCTTTTGCGTCGGCGCGACGGTGTGGCTGGCGATGGCGCTGTGGCCGGGGGTGAGCGTCGTCCCGCAGCATCTCTGGGCAGTGCTGTGGTTCGGGCTGCTCGGCTCGGCCTTCCTCGCGCTGCTCGGCGTGCTCACCTCGATCTGGGCAGAGAAGTTCGATCACGCCGCCGCGGTCACCAATTTCGTGGTCGCGCCGCTGTCTTTGCTGTCGGGCACCTTCTACTCGGTCGAAAAGCTGTCGCCCTTGTTCCAGACGATCAGCCACCTCAACCCGTTCTTCTACATCATCTCGGGCTTCCGCTACGGGTTCCTCGGCGTCGCCGACTCGCCGATCCTGCTGGGCTCGGGCGTGATCCTCGCGCTCGACGCCGCGCTCGCGCTGCTCTGCTACGCGCTGCTGCGGAGCGGGTGGAAGCTCAAGAACTAG
- a CDS encoding aspartate aminotransferase family protein, which produces MTTPALMPVYPRCGVRPVRGEGVYLFGERGEKYLDFAAGIAVNALGHGHPHLTKAIQEQAATLMHVSNLYGSPQGEALAQRIVDNSFADTVFFTNSGVEAIECAIKTARRYHYANGNPQRHKLITFKNAFHGRSLGAISATDQAKMRDGFEPLLPGFAYAKFNDLDAALALIDDETAGFLVETVQGEGGMTAGTPEFIQGLRKACDDHGLLLILDEIQCGYGRTGKMWAYEHYGITPDILTSAKGIGGGFPLGACLATEEAAKGMVFGTHGSTYGGNPLGMAAGQAILDVMLEPGFLDHVVKMGGRLRQAFEQMIPNHDHLFEEIRGKGLMLGIKMKEPAVSRDFVAHLRDNHGLLTVAAGENVFRVLPPLIIDESHVTECIERLSAGARSFGIPSDA; this is translated from the coding sequence ATGACCACCCCCGCCCTGATGCCCGTTTACCCGCGGTGCGGCGTGCGGCCGGTGCGAGGCGAGGGCGTGTACCTCTTCGGCGAGCGCGGTGAGAAATATCTCGATTTCGCGGCGGGGATCGCCGTCAATGCGCTGGGCCATGGCCACCCGCATCTGACCAAGGCGATCCAGGAGCAGGCCGCGACGCTGATGCACGTCTCGAACCTGTACGGCAGCCCGCAGGGCGAGGCGCTGGCGCAGCGGATCGTCGACAACAGCTTTGCCGACACGGTGTTCTTCACCAATTCGGGCGTCGAGGCGATCGAGTGCGCGATCAAGACCGCGCGCCGCTATCATTATGCCAATGGCAACCCCCAGCGGCACAAGCTGATCACCTTCAAGAACGCCTTTCACGGCCGCTCGCTCGGCGCGATCAGCGCGACCGACCAGGCGAAGATGCGCGACGGCTTCGAACCGCTGCTGCCCGGATTCGCCTATGCGAAGTTCAACGATCTCGACGCAGCGCTCGCGCTGATCGACGACGAGACTGCGGGCTTCCTGGTCGAGACCGTGCAGGGCGAGGGCGGGATGACTGCCGGCACCCCCGAGTTCATCCAGGGCCTGCGCAAGGCGTGCGACGACCACGGCCTGCTGCTCATCCTCGACGAGATCCAGTGCGGCTATGGCCGGACGGGCAAGATGTGGGCCTATGAACATTACGGCATCACCCCCGACATCCTGACCTCGGCCAAGGGCATCGGCGGCGGCTTCCCGCTCGGCGCGTGCCTCGCGACCGAGGAAGCGGCCAAGGGCATGGTGTTCGGCACGCATGGCTCGACCTATGGCGGCAATCCGCTGGGCATGGCGGCGGGGCAGGCGATCCTCGACGTGATGCTCGAACCCGGCTTTCTCGACCATGTCGTCAAAATGGGCGGGCGCCTCCGCCAGGCCTTCGAACAGATGATCCCCAACCACGACCACCTCTTCGAGGAGATTCGCGGCAAGGGGCTGATGCTCGGCATCAAGATGAAGGAGCCGGCGGTGAGCCGCGATTTCGTGGCGCATCTGCGCGACAATCACGGGCTGCTGACGGTCGCGGCGGGCGAGAATGTGTTCCGCGTCCTGCCGCCGCTGATCATCGACGAAAGCCATGTGACCGAGTGCATCGAACGGCTGAGCGCAGGCGCGCGGAGCTTCGGGATTCCGAGCGATGCTTGA